The stretch of DNA CAGCCCGATGAGGGCACGGTCTCGCAGACCGGGCAGGGAAGTGGTATCGATCGCGTCGATCAGAGTGCGGGCTTCGTCTGCCTGCAGCACTGGTGTCTTGCCACGCCGCTGCGAGTGCTTCGGCCCGCGAACTGAGTGGGCTGGGTTCGTGGGGATGACCTGACCGACGACCATCCAGTCAAAGAGCATCCGCAACGCTGCCAGCCGCAACTTCGCCGTAGGTTTCGATTGAGTCTTGAGCTGGGTTTCAACAAAAGCGGCCACATGGACCGGCTCGACCTGGGCGAGATCGCCGATGCCGTGCTCGGCACAGAAGTCAGAAACCTGCCGCACCGCCTCACGGTGGGCACGGCGGCTGCTCGGATTTCGGATATGCGAGCTGAAGAAATCGCGCATCCGTGTCCGGGCTTCCGGCCGCGCCGTGAAGATGGAGAGCAAAGGAATAAGGACACCGCTCTGGGCTCCAGAAGGTTTTTGCAGTGTCGAAGTCGGTGTTCTCATCGCCGCTTCACGAACTTCACATGAGCCGAATCAAGCTCTTCTTTTGGGTAATCGGTGCCGGCCTTTCGCAGCCACTCCCGGTCGGCTTCCGGCATCCCCGGAGGATCGTAGTGTGCCCAGTAATCGTACGAACCCGCCTCTTGCGCGAGCACACGATCGTTGATCGTTGCTAGCGTTAGGCTCTCTCCAGGGCGCAGCACCTTCCATCCCTTGATTACGTCAGGCATGGGTGAGTACGAGAAATCATTCACGCACCCTCCTCCAACACCAGCGACTCCCGGGGTGTAGGGTTTGAAGTTTAAACGCAGCCGCACCGTCCCGTGGGGAACATCACCA from Granulicella tundricola MP5ACTX9 encodes:
- a CDS encoding tyrosine-type recombinase/integrase, which encodes MRTPTSTLQKPSGAQSGVLIPLLSIFTARPEARTRMRDFFSSHIRNPSSRRAHREAVRQVSDFCAEHGIGDLAQVEPVHVAAFVETQLKTQSKPTAKLRLAALRMLFDWMVVGQVIPTNPAHSVRGPKHSQRRGKTPVLQADEARTLIDAIDTTSLPGLRDRALIGLMVYTFSCVGAAISMRVEDFFVQGRRGWVRLHEKGGKEHEMPTHHNLDRYLEEYIDAAGIAEDRKGPMFRTTSGRSGELTGNSLLQSDVWRMIRRRALAAGIKTEIGCHTFRATGITAYLKNGGRLEIAQQMAAHESARTTGLYDRRSDEVSLDEVERIGI